CACTGCGTCGACTGGACTCCATCACGCAAACCTCAAGCGGCAAGTCGTCGGCGGACACGTTCGATCCGCTGCTGACAACACTGCAGCAAGTGGGTTGGGAAGCCGATGCGTCAACGGCGACGTCGGGCGGACACCTGTTGTCCTTCATTCAAGAACACCCCGGACAAGCCCTGACGAATTTGTTTACGGACGCCGAAGCATCGGTCGCCCAGAATCGGTTGCAACAAGTTTGCGAGCGATTGGTCAAGGTCCGTGAGCCGTTGTGCCCGATCAATCATCTCGTGATCCGACTGCCTGCTTCGATCCTGCTGCGGCATGCCGGTTATGCCGGTGAGATCGCGCGAGCATTGCGATGGGATTTGGAACAAGCCCGTGAGTCACTTCAGCTCGACGCGACGGTTTCTGTTGTGCTCGATGGTTGGCAAGAGCATCCCGGTTTTGTGGAGCTGATTCGCCGACTCGGACCGCACGCCGCCGAAAGTCTTCTGCCGGGTTGTCATTGCAATGTCGAGAGTCGATCGACAAAGACGCAGTTGGCATCAATCGCGGACTTGGCTTGTGCGGACATCGAGAATCACATTTACGAAATCTTTCAGCGTCCTGACGCGCTCGCCCATGCGGGGAATTCGTTGTTGTATCAACTGCTCAGCGACATCCGTGTGATTCTGCGTCCAACCCTGACGGAGATTCTCGTCGGAGGAATCGCCGAACGCGAGGACGATCCCGACCCGCACACCGCGTTGCCGGTCGCCGGATGCTTCCTGATGGCAACAGGCGAAACACCACCCGCTCTGGGATTCGCTGCTCCGTTTGGACGTCATGCCGAAACGCTGCAAGAACGCCTGGTTTGGCATCCGCGACAACGCACGACCGACCGAGTTTGCCGGTTCGCCAGTCGCACCATGCTGGCGATGTCCTTGGTGCTTGCGGTGACATTCCTGGGCATCGCGGGGCGGGCGATTCTTCAGACGGCGTCTCATGCCTCAACCGATCTTCCCGTGGAAGGAAACGTGCATGTCTCCGTGGATTGATGAACTCACACCGCTCAAAAATCCGATCTCGCAAAGCGACCCCAGCGGTCCGAACTTGGAATACGACGAACAGTTCGGCGACATGGAACGGGCGGCGTACGGTCGCAAAGAACAAGAATTCGGTGACACGCTGATCGAGGCGGAAGCGCCGGATTGGAAGTCGCTCCGATCCTTGAGTCTCGAACTCTGTCAGCGAACGCACGATTTGCGAGTGGGGGTGCGGTTGGCGGAATCCTTGGTGAATCTCGAAGGACTCCATCCGCTCCCGGCCGCATTGGATCTGTTAGCCGACTGGATCGAAACCGAGTGGGACACACTCCACCCGACGCTGGACCCGGACGACGACAACGACCCCACGATCCGCATCAACGCCTTCGCCGATTTGACTCATCCCGAGCGGATGCTGACCACAATCGAAACGGCTCCACTTGTCGAGGCGGTTGGCCATCGGCCGGTGTGCCTGCGGGAGTTGATCAGCAGTCAATCGTCCGAGGCAAGCAGTACCGATGCCCGGTCGGCAGCCGAAATTGACGCCGTGTTCCTTGCCTGCGATCGCGACGAACTTCAAACGATGCAGCAAACGGCACGCGAAAGTTTGGCGTCGCTCGATCGGCTTGAAGACCGTCTCGCACAGCGAGTCGGGTCGGTGAGCACGCCGGAGTTTGGTCCGCTGCGTCGAATGTTACAACGCATCGAAAGTTCCCTCATCGAGTTCGACGGGAAACGCGGACCGGTCGCGAATGCCGATTGCGAATCGAACAACGAAGATTGCACAGCCGAATCGCCTGCATCGGCGAGCGAACACAACGTTCCCCAGGCCCCGAAACACATTGCCAGTCCCGCCACGATTTCGTCGCGGCAAGAGGTCGTCACGGCATTGCGACGGATCTGCGAATACTACCAACGACACGAACCGTCCAGCCCGGTCCCTTTGTTACTGCAACGTGCGGAGCGGCTGGCGACGATGAGTTTCTTCGACATTTTGCAAGACATGGCCTCCGCAGGCTTGCCGCAAGCGGAGGAAGTGTGCGGCACGCGAAGTCACTCCGAGTAATTGTCTCCTTGATTGCACGGTTGGTCTGTAACGACCGTGCAGTTTGTTCTCTGAGGTTGTCACGTCTGTGAGAATTCCTATGCGTTGTTGCGAAAAATCAACGCGTCACGGACTGGATGACCTAGTCTTAGTCGACGTTGCAAAACGTCAACATCGCGTAACCCTTTGGCTCTTCCCCATCGGACAAGTCGTATCGGGCCCGCGAATCTTGTCAGCGAATGGTGATGTCGGATGCGTACCGTCAGCACCATGAAATCCCCTTTTAAACTGTGAGGTGCGTCTTGCCGGAAAGCAGCCAAAAGTTCCTCGCGCGGAATCGAGCCCCGCGAGTGCAAATTGAATACGATGTGGAAACCTATGGTGCCGAGAAAACGGTGCAACTCCCATTCGTGATGGGTGTGCTCGCCGATCTTTCCGGCCAACCGGAAGAACCTTTGGCTCCGGTGAGCGAGCGAAAGGCATTGGAGATCGACTGCGATAACTTCGATGAACGACTCAAAGCCGCCGCTCCTCATGTGAGCGTGCGTGTGCCGAACACACTGACCGACGAAGACGGCGAACTGTCGGTGAGTCTGAACTTCGAAAGCATGGACGACTTCTCTCCCGCCGCGGTCGCGACCAAAGTCGAACCGCTGAGCAAACTGATGGAAGCCCGTCAGCAGTTGTCCAGCTTGCTGACCTACATGGACGGCAAAGTTGGTGCGGAAAACTTGATGAACCGCGTGCTGACAAATCCTGAATTGCTCAAATCCCTGGCGGAAGCGGCTGACAGCTCTGCCGATGCAGACGCCCAGAAAGAGGAGAACTAATCCATGTCTGATACCGCAACCGCAGTTGCCGATCCGTTGACAGAATCCCCCACCGCCGATGCTTTGTCGGTCGTATTGGAGCAGGAATTCAAACCACGCAGTGAACAAGCTCGCGATCTCGTTGAATCCGCCGTGCAAACGCTCGCCGTTCAAGCACTCGCCGACGAGGAATTGGTTTCCGAAGACGTCGTCCGCACGATCGAAGCCATGATCGCCGCGATCGACAAAAAGTTGACCGAGCAAGTCAACCACATCATTCATCACCCGGACTTCCAGAAACTGGAAGGCACGTGGCGTGGTTTGTCGCACTTGGTGAACAACACCGAAACCAGCGAAATGCTGAAGATTCGCGTCTTCAACATCTCCAAGACCGAGCTGCACAAAACGCTCAAGAAATTCAAAGGCACCGCTTGGGATCAAAGCCCGATCTTCAAGAAGGTCTACGAAGAAGAATACGGCCAGTTCGGCGGCGAACCGTACGGATGCTTGGTCGGCGATTACTTCTTTGACCACAACCCGCCAGACGTGGAACTGCTCGGCGAGTTGTCCAAAGTGTGTGCGGCGAGCCACACCCCGTTCATCGGCGGAGCCGACCCCGGCTTGATGCAAATGGACTCTTGGCAAGAGTTGGCGAATCCTCGCGATTTGACCAAAATCTTCCAAACCGCCGAATACGCTGGTTGGCGTTCGCTGCGGGAAGCCGACGATGCTCGCTACATCGGTTTGGCCATGCCGCGATTCCTCGCTCGTCAGTCTTACGGTGCGTTGTCGAACCCGGTCGATGAATTCGACTTCGAAGAAGACACCGCTAGTGCAACTCACGAGAAGTTCACCTGGGCGAACAGCGCGTTCGCGATGGCCGCGAACATCACCCGCAGCTTCGCGTTGTACGGTTGGTGCTCACGAATCCGCGGGATTGAATCGGGTGGTGCCGTCGAAGGCTTGCCGGTTCACGTCTTCCCGACGGACGACGGTGGCGTCGACATGAAATGCCCGACGGAAATCGCGATCAGCGATCGTCGCGAAGCCGAGTTGGCCAAGAACGGCATGATTCCGTTGGTCTTCAAAAAGAACTCCGACTTCGCCGCCTTCATTGGCGCTCAGTCGTTGCACAAGCCAGCCGAGTATGACGATCCCGCCGCGACCGCCAATGCGAATCTCGGGGCTCGATTGCCGTACATCTTTGCGACCGCTCGGTTCGCTCACTACCTCAAGTGCATCGTTCGCGACAAAGTGGGTTCGTTCAAAGAACGAGCCGACATGGAGCAATGGTTGCAGTCGTGGATTCTCAACTACGTGGACGGCGATCCCGCCAACTCCTCGGAAATCGTCAAAGCGAAGAAACCTCTCGCTGACGCCAAAGTGGTTGTGGAAGACGTGCCAGGCAATCCGGGTTACTACACCTCCCGCATCTACTTGCGTCCGCACTACCAGTTGGAAGGCCTCACGGTTTCGCTCCGACTCGTCTCACGATTGCCCGCCGGCTGATCGAAATTTTGAACTTCGGTTCTCGAACTTCATTCATTTTCTCCCGGCGGACGAACAACCGCCGATTCGATAGAAAGGGTCTTTCATGGCCGTTGATATGTTTCTGAAGCTCGATGGCGTTCCTGGTGAAGCTCGGGACAGCGCGCACGAGAAAGAGATCGACATCCACACTTACAAATGGAGCGTCGAGCAACTGGGCGACTTCTCTCACGGTTTCGGCGGTGGCGTCGGTCGTGTGAACATCAACAAACTGATGTGCGTCAAGTCGGTCGATGCGTCTTCCGCGATGCTCACCAAGTGCTGCGTCAACGGACGTCACATCCCGACCGGCAAACTCACCGTCCGCAAAGCCGGTGGTGAGAAGCAAGTCGAGTACGTGATCTACGAATTCGAAAAGATCATCGTCACCAGCGTCGAAGTCAGCGTGGATCAAAAATCCGAAGGCATCGACGAAGTCGTTCACTTGTCGTTCCAGAAAGTCACCTTTAAATACCAAGAACAAGGCGACGACGGAGCGAAACTTGGCGGCGAGAAAGAGTTCAGCTACGACGTGGCGACCAACCTCGTTGCGTAGTACCAGACGATTCGCGGACTGGGTGGCACGTTCATCCAGTCCGTTTTTTCCATGCTGACGACCGCCTCCCCAGCCGAATCAGCGTGCTTCCCCCGATGGACCGTCTTGCTCCCAGCGACCTATGGAATTCACACATTCACAGGCTCGGTCCGCGTTGCAGCCGTCGTTGATTGATCGGCTCCGCGATGATCAGCCGCACAAGACCACTGAAGCCCCCGCACAACCGGCGTTCGATCCGGACCAAATCCGTGCGCGTGTGCGAACCGACTGGGCGACGTTGCTCGGCACCGTTCATCTGCACGCCACCACCGATCTCGACGCCTATCCCGAATTGCAAAGCAGCGTGCTCAATTACGGTATGCTGGATCTGACAGGTTCGCGAGCCGCGAGTTTAACCATCGAAAAACTCGCTCGCCAAATCCGTGATTCGCTGCTGACGTTCGATCCACGAATTGCACCGGAATCGCTGAAAGTCACGGTGCAACGGGATCACGAATCCTACGATACCACAGCACTCCGCGTGACGATTCAGGCCGATCTCATCGGTTGGTCGGCTCCGGTGACGATCGACTTTCAATCCAAAGTGGATCTCGAAACCGGGCGTCTGGGTCATCTCCCGGCTGGAAACTACGAGCGAGGCCTTCGATGAACGCGGAACTGCTCGGTTTGTACAATCAGGAGTTGCGTCATCTTCGCCTGATGGGTGGCGAGTTTGCCCGCGACTATCCCAAGATTGCCGGTCGACTCGGGTTGGATCAATTTCAGTGTGCCGATCCGTATGTCGAGCGGTTACTCGAAGGGTTCGCCTTCCTGTCGGCTCGCGTGCAGCACAAAATCAATTCGGAATACCCACAGTTCACGCAGCATTTGCTGGACGTGATCTATCCCGAATACTTGGCACCGGTTCCGTCCACCACGATCGTACACTTCACACCGGACCCAACGCGAAAACTCGCGCAGGGAATTCCATTGCCACGGGGCACGGTGATGCGTGCTCCGGAAACCCAGGCCGGTGGCACGCGGTGCGAGTTTCGGACGGCTCATGATGTCACGCTGTGGCCGCTCGAAATTGGGGCGGCCGAGTACGCTCCACGCGGCGGGTTTGCGGACCAACTCCCCGTGACGAACGGCGTGCAAGCGGTCCTCCGACTTCAACTCAACACGATCGACGGCGGTTCCTTCGAACGATTAAATTTGGATCGTCTGCCAATTTTTCTCAAAGGGAACAGCCACGCTCTGCTCTTGGAACAGCTTTGTGCGAATGCCATTGGCGTCGTCGTTCGTCCCGTTCAGACGGCAAAACCAATCCAGCCGATTCCGGCTACAACGGCGAACACATCCGAAGTGATTCTGCCGCCGTCCGCCATTTCGCTGCCAGGAATGGAAGACGAAAACGCCCTGTTACCACAACGCGAAAACGCATTCTCCGGTTTCCGTCTGCTCCGCGAATACTTCGCTTGCCCCGAGCGGTTTCATTTCTTCGAACTCGACGGCTTGGAACAAGCAGTCGAGTCGTGTGCGGCCACGCAGCTTGAGGTCCTGTTTCTGTTCGATCAATTTCAGTCATCGCTGGAACGGTCGATTCGTCAGGACGATTTCAGTTTGTTCTGCACGCCCGCAATCAATCTGTTCTCCAAGCGACCGGGACGAATTCACCTCAATCACGGACAGACCGAACACCATCTCATTCCCGACCGCATGCGGCCACTCGATTACGAAGTGTACGCGGTGCAAAAAGTGACCGGCATTGGCAGTCGTGAAGATATCGTGCAGGAATTCTTGCCGTTTTATTCCGCTGATCAAAGCCGATTGGACTCACCGCAAGACGCGTATTTTTCCGTGCGTCGGCGGCTGCGGCAAAACTCGCATATTGCCAATGCGACGCGGAAACCACATCGGAAAGGCTCCGAAGTTTTCCTCTCTCTCGTCGATGCCAACGAGGCTCCGTACTCGTCCGACATCCAAACGCTTTCGGTCGAAACGCTGTGCACAAATCGGCATCTCTGTGATGAATTGCCGATCGGAACACGCACGATGGAACTCACGCTCGATCAATACGCTCCGATTCTTTCCGTGCGCTGCGTGCACGGTCCGACATCGGCTCAGGATTCGTTGGCACTTGCCAATCCGGAGTTGGGTTGGCGATTGATCAATCATCTTTCGATGAACCACTTGGCGTTGACCAGTCACGATCCCCAACGAAATGCGAACGTCCTGCGAGACACGTTGGCTTTGTACGGTGACGTTTCGCTTCCAGCCGTTCAAAAGCAGATTCGTGGCATCACCGCGTTGGAGACAGAATCCGTTACAGAACGTCTTCCGCTGCCGGGCCCGTTGGCTTTCGGACGCGGTTCGCGATTGACCGTGACTTGTGATGAGGAAAGTTTCGTCGGTGCGAGTGCGTTCTTGTTGACCGCCGTCTTGGAACAATTCTTCACGCGGCTGAGTTCGATCAATTCGTTCACGCAAACCGTCTTGAAGACTCATCAACGAGGGGAGGTGATGCGATGGGCTCCACGCATCGGCCAACGACCGACCCTGTAAACACCCCCGACGCGAGCGAGCACGAAACTTGGAAAGACGAACTCCACGCCGAACCGTGGCGG
This portion of the Thalassoroseus pseudoceratinae genome encodes:
- a CDS encoding type VI secretion protein IcmF/TssM N-terminal domain-containing protein; the protein is MNVPQQILNVITAPARWGFPIRVGISVGVILTIVTTSLWIIYGFDPRFVNLGNYMSWTRIAILIGLLIAVSLSTWLTIRIWSGGVFFPDRAIDREISAGVRAMRSRGITPASLPIHLLLGSPTAEESTRFVSRTNSVLRSDTKADSAATIQWLASSQAITLAPIDCGLLNLTLRRLDSITQTSSGKSSADTFDPLLTTLQQVGWEADASTATSGGHLLSFIQEHPGQALTNLFTDAEASVAQNRLQQVCERLVKVREPLCPINHLVIRLPASILLRHAGYAGEIARALRWDLEQARESLQLDATVSVVLDGWQEHPGFVELIRRLGPHAAESLLPGCHCNVESRSTKTQLASIADLACADIENHIYEIFQRPDALAHAGNSLLYQLLSDIRVILRPTLTEILVGGIAEREDDPDPHTALPVAGCFLMATGETPPALGFAAPFGRHAETLQERLVWHPRQRTTDRVCRFASRTMLAMSLVLAVTFLGIAGRAILQTASHASTDLPVEGNVHVSVD
- the tssA gene encoding type VI secretion system protein TssA → MSPWIDELTPLKNPISQSDPSGPNLEYDEQFGDMERAAYGRKEQEFGDTLIEAEAPDWKSLRSLSLELCQRTHDLRVGVRLAESLVNLEGLHPLPAALDLLADWIETEWDTLHPTLDPDDDNDPTIRINAFADLTHPERMLTTIETAPLVEAVGHRPVCLRELISSQSSEASSTDARSAAEIDAVFLACDRDELQTMQQTARESLASLDRLEDRLAQRVGSVSTPEFGPLRRMLQRIESSLIEFDGKRGPVANADCESNNEDCTAESPASASEHNVPQAPKHIASPATISSRQEVVTALRRICEYYQRHEPSSPVPLLLQRAERLATMSFFDILQDMASAGLPQAEEVCGTRSHSE
- the tssB gene encoding type VI secretion system contractile sheath small subunit, producing the protein MPESSQKFLARNRAPRVQIEYDVETYGAEKTVQLPFVMGVLADLSGQPEEPLAPVSERKALEIDCDNFDERLKAAAPHVSVRVPNTLTDEDGELSVSLNFESMDDFSPAAVATKVEPLSKLMEARQQLSSLLTYMDGKVGAENLMNRVLTNPELLKSLAEAADSSADADAQKEEN
- the tssC gene encoding type VI secretion system contractile sheath large subunit, which produces MSDTATAVADPLTESPTADALSVVLEQEFKPRSEQARDLVESAVQTLAVQALADEELVSEDVVRTIEAMIAAIDKKLTEQVNHIIHHPDFQKLEGTWRGLSHLVNNTETSEMLKIRVFNISKTELHKTLKKFKGTAWDQSPIFKKVYEEEYGQFGGEPYGCLVGDYFFDHNPPDVELLGELSKVCAASHTPFIGGADPGLMQMDSWQELANPRDLTKIFQTAEYAGWRSLREADDARYIGLAMPRFLARQSYGALSNPVDEFDFEEDTASATHEKFTWANSAFAMAANITRSFALYGWCSRIRGIESGGAVEGLPVHVFPTDDGGVDMKCPTEIAISDRREAELAKNGMIPLVFKKNSDFAAFIGAQSLHKPAEYDDPAATANANLGARLPYIFATARFAHYLKCIVRDKVGSFKERADMEQWLQSWILNYVDGDPANSSEIVKAKKPLADAKVVVEDVPGNPGYYTSRIYLRPHYQLEGLTVSLRLVSRLPAG
- a CDS encoding Hcp family type VI secretion system effector, producing MAVDMFLKLDGVPGEARDSAHEKEIDIHTYKWSVEQLGDFSHGFGGGVGRVNINKLMCVKSVDASSAMLTKCCVNGRHIPTGKLTVRKAGGEKQVEYVIYEFEKIIVTSVEVSVDQKSEGIDEVVHLSFQKVTFKYQEQGDDGAKLGGEKEFSYDVATNLVA
- the tssE gene encoding type VI secretion system baseplate subunit TssE, with product MEFTHSQARSALQPSLIDRLRDDQPHKTTEAPAQPAFDPDQIRARVRTDWATLLGTVHLHATTDLDAYPELQSSVLNYGMLDLTGSRAASLTIEKLARQIRDSLLTFDPRIAPESLKVTVQRDHESYDTTALRVTIQADLIGWSAPVTIDFQSKVDLETGRLGHLPAGNYERGLR
- the tssF gene encoding type VI secretion system baseplate subunit TssF, which gives rise to MNAELLGLYNQELRHLRLMGGEFARDYPKIAGRLGLDQFQCADPYVERLLEGFAFLSARVQHKINSEYPQFTQHLLDVIYPEYLAPVPSTTIVHFTPDPTRKLAQGIPLPRGTVMRAPETQAGGTRCEFRTAHDVTLWPLEIGAAEYAPRGGFADQLPVTNGVQAVLRLQLNTIDGGSFERLNLDRLPIFLKGNSHALLLEQLCANAIGVVVRPVQTAKPIQPIPATTANTSEVILPPSAISLPGMEDENALLPQRENAFSGFRLLREYFACPERFHFFELDGLEQAVESCAATQLEVLFLFDQFQSSLERSIRQDDFSLFCTPAINLFSKRPGRIHLNHGQTEHHLIPDRMRPLDYEVYAVQKVTGIGSREDIVQEFLPFYSADQSRLDSPQDAYFSVRRRLRQNSHIANATRKPHRKGSEVFLSLVDANEAPYSSDIQTLSVETLCTNRHLCDELPIGTRTMELTLDQYAPILSVRCVHGPTSAQDSLALANPELGWRLINHLSMNHLALTSHDPQRNANVLRDTLALYGDVSLPAVQKQIRGITALETESVTERLPLPGPLAFGRGSRLTVTCDEESFVGASAFLLTAVLEQFFTRLSSINSFTQTVLKTHQRGEVMRWAPRIGQRPTL